In the Manis javanica isolate MJ-LG chromosome 14, MJ_LKY, whole genome shotgun sequence genome, one interval contains:
- the DELE1 gene encoding death ligand signal enhancer, with the protein MWRLQGLLGRALPRLLGPGLRGVTPKSTSPDGPQATSSTLLVPVPSFDRSGPHGPGPGTSRGPRSHGWKDAFQWVSARVSPGTLWDAVSWGTLAVLALQLARQIHFQASLPAERGSWRSPLDHFLSSPSWHPCSSLRRHVLPNPDGPAAPRHTSRRELRLGQEEPSPQPEGLSHRSLRAAGLQDPPEEDPSDTGFLQASGSFKSKASPAQPQPPGENQEQDQSKTLSLEEAVTLVQKIFQLSVSVAFNFLGTESVRNGDHVAAFSYFQKAAHRGYSKAQYNVGLCHEHGRGTPRDLSKAAFYYQLAANQGHSLAQYRYARCLLQDSASLWGPGQQRAVSMLKQAADSGLREAQAFLGVLFTKEPYLDEQRAVKYLWLAANSGDSQSRYHLGICYEQGLGVQRNLGEAVRCYQQSAALGNKPAQERLRTLLSTEVAALAPSDLALPGLKSFSSPSLCSLSSLLTGTSRLPHSSSTGNLGLLCRGGRLGASPGAPSRAVPPTSYPLERSVVRLGFG; encoded by the exons ATGTGGCGCCTCCAGGGACTCCTGGGCCGAG CTCTTCCCCGTCTGCTGGGGCCTGGCCTTCGGGGAGTGACCCCCAAGTCCACCAGCCCAGATGGGCCTCAGGCCACCTCCTCTACCCTGCTGGTCCCTGTGCCCAGCTTTGACAG GTCAGGCCCCCACGGCCCAGGCCCAGGAACAAGCAGGGGCCCAAGGTCTCATGGATGGAAGGATGCCTTCCAGTGGGTGTCTGCCCGAGTCTCGCCGGGCACCTTGTGGGATGCCGTATCATGG GGCACTCTGGCCGTGCTGGCCCTGCAGCTGGCGAGGCAGATCCACTTTCAGGCGTCCCTGCCAGCAGAGCGCGGCTCTTGGCGCAGTCCCCTGGACCATTTCCTCTCATCTCCCTCGTGGCACCCGTGCTCCT CACTGCGGAGGCATGTTCTCCCCAACCCTGACGGCCCAGCAGCTCCCAGGCACACTAGCCGCAGGGAACTCAGACTGGGCCAGGAAGAACCCTCCCCTCAGCCCGAGGGCCTCTCACACCGCTCCTTGAGGGCTGCTGGTCTTCAGGATCCCCCCGAGGAAG ATCCCAGTGATACCGGCTTCCTACAGGCCAGCGGTAGCTTTAAGTCCAAGgcaagcccagcccagcctcagccccctGGCGAAAACCAG GAACAAGATCAATCAAAAACTCTTTCCCTTGAGGAGGCTGTGACTTTGGTTCAGAAGATTTTCCAGCTCAGTGTTTCTGTTGCTTTCAACTTCCTGG GGACAGAGAGCGTGAGGAATGGGGACCACGTGGCAGCCTTTTCTTACTTCCAGAAAGCAGCACATCGTGGCTACAGCAAAGCACAGTACAACGTGGGCTTGTGTCACGAGCATGGCAGAGGCACTCCCAGAGACCTCAGCAAG GCAGCCTTTTATTACCAGTTAGCTGCCAACCAGGGCCACAGCCTGGCTCAGTACCGCTATGCCAGGTGCCTGCTGCAAGACTCAGCCTCCTTGTGGGGccctgggcagcagagggcaGTGTCCATGCTGAAGCAGGCTGCAGACTCAGGCTTGAGAGAG GCGCAAGCTTTCCTCGGGGTGCTTTTCACCAAGGAGCCGTACCTGGACGAGCAGAGAGCTGTGAAGTACCTTTGGCTTGCAGCCAACAGTGGG GACTCACAGAGCAGGTACCACTTGGGAATTTGCTATGAGCAGGGTCTTGGTGTGCAGAGGAATCTGGGAGAGGCTGTGAGGTGTTACCAGCAGTCAGCGGCTCTAGGGAACAAGCCTGCCCAGGAGAGACTGCGGACCCTGTTGTCCACAGAGGTGGCAG CCCTGGCGCCCAGCGACCTGGCCCTTCCGGGACTGAAgtccttctccagcccctccctCTGCAGCCTGAGCTCTCTGCTGACAGGGACCTCGCGCCTCCCGCACTCCTCAAGCACAGGGAACCTTGGCCTTCTCTGCAGAGGTGGGCGGCTTGGAGCCAGCCCCGGAGCCCCCAGCAGGGCTGTGCCCCCAACCTCCTACCCCTTGGAAAGGAGTGTCGTCAGATTGGGCTTTGGCTAA